A genomic region of Apteryx mantelli isolate bAptMan1 chromosome 10, bAptMan1.hap1, whole genome shotgun sequence contains the following coding sequences:
- the LOC106483355 gene encoding arylamine N-acetyltransferase, liver isozyme-like, giving the protein MNIQEYFSRISYRGSHKDADLKTLTGILQHHVQAIPFENLSMHCGESIDLDLEPIYNKIVRKKRGGWCLENNYLLFWALQGIGYDVTILGGNSYDPAERTYTADINHVLLKVVIDGKSYIVDSGFGGTYQMWQPMMLISGKDQPQIPGIFRFTEDNGIWYFEKIKRKHYIPEQSVPSTDTPETGEIRKIYSFTLEPRHMSDFQELNMYLQTSPDTLFQKKSICTLQTTEGVRALVGWTFTELKYNYMEDMDLVKITTLSDEEVEKTLKDKFSITLENKLIPVNVRGLPPNLVDMI; this is encoded by the coding sequence ATGAACATTCAAGAATATTTCTCAAGAATTTCTTATCGTGGGTCCCATAAAGATGCAGACTTGAAAACCTTAACAGGCATCTTGCAGCACCATGTCCAGGCGATCCCTTTTGAAAACCTCAGCATGCACTGTGGGGAGAGCATTGATCTGGATTTAGAACCTATTTACAACAAGATTGTGAGAAAGAAACGTGGTGGATGGTGCCTGGAAAACAACTACCTTTTATTTTGGGCTTTGCAAGGAATAGGGTATGACGTCACTATTCTTGGAGGCAATAGTTACGATCCAGCAGAGAGAACATACACTGCTGACATAAATCATGTCCTACTGAAGGTGGTGATCGATGGCAAATCCTACATCGTAGACAGCGGTTTTGGTGGTACCTATCAAATGTGGCAGCCAATGATGCTGATTTCTGGGAAGGATCAACCTCAGATTCCTGGCATCTTTCGCTTCACGGAGGACAATGGTATCTGGTactttgagaaaataaaaaggaagcattatATTCCAGAGCAAAGCGTCCCTTCAACTGATACTCCAGAAACGGGGGAgatcagaaaaatatattcattcaCTCTTGAGCCACGACATATGAGTGACTTCCAGGAGCTAAACATGTACCTACAGACATCTCCAGATACCTTATTTCAGAAAAAGTCAATCTGCACTCTCCAGACCACTGAAGGGGTTCGTGCCTTAGTTGGATGGACCTTCACTGAGCTGAAGTACAACTACATGGAGGACATGGACCTGGTGAAGATCACAACTCTTTCAGATGAAGAGGTTGAGAAGACCCTGAAAGATAAATTCAGTATAACCTTAGAGAACAAACTCATACCAGTAAATGTTCGTGGCTTGCCACCTAATTTAGTGGATATGATCTAA